In Helianthus annuus cultivar XRQ/B chromosome 8, HanXRQr2.0-SUNRISE, whole genome shotgun sequence, a single genomic region encodes these proteins:
- the LOC110870085 gene encoding protein FAR1-RELATED SEQUENCE 5-like: MDSTNLAIEKHAFELYTHAIFTKVRKEIYKGKLFCYILNTEDCDDVRVYYVNQLDKRSSATNTFTVKLELRNQSVSCSCNNFIRIGYLCRHIFCVYRVNNIEKIPAQFVVKRWTRDVLPKSIFSIERRYGVDTRPQAAARSQILEIVTECVDALRSDVGGLSTFAEQIKELKSKLLNEGPVDDEAKNDNYVAVEELLGVSLDGDVTLNNPDGIRRMRQTSTIV, translated from the exons ATGGACAGTACTAATTTAGCTATCGAGAAGCACGCTTTTGAGCTGTACACACATGCAATTTTCACAAAGGTAAGAAAAGAGATATACAAGGGGAAGTTGTTTTGTTACATTCTAAACACGGAGGATTGTGATGATGTTCGTGTTTACTATGTGAATCAGTTGGACAAGCGAAGCAGTGCAACCAACACATTCACG GTTAAACTTGAGTTGAGAAATCAGTCGGTCTCTTGTTCATGCAACAACTTCATCCGTATTGGATATCTGTGTAGGCACATCTTTTGTGTTTACCGGGTAAACAATATTGAAAAAATCCCTGCCCAGTTTGTTGTTAAGCGTTGGACTAGGGATGTGCTTCCCAAAAGTATATTTTCTATTGAGCGTCGATACGGCGTTGACACCCGTCCACAAGCTGCTGCGAGAAGTCAGATTCTTGAGATTGTAACCGAATGCGTAGACGCATTAAGAAGTGATGTTGGAGGACTTTCTACTTTCGCTGAGCAGATAAAGGAACTGAAATCCAAGTTACTAAATGAAGGACCAGTTGATGACGAAGCCAAGAATGATAACTATGTTGCTGTTGAAGAATTGCTTGGTGTTTCTTTAGATGGGGACGTAACTCTCAACAATCCAGATGGGATCAGGAGGATGCGGCAAACGTCGACGATTGTCTAG